One window of Triticum dicoccoides isolate Atlit2015 ecotype Zavitan chromosome 5A, WEW_v2.0, whole genome shotgun sequence genomic DNA carries:
- the LOC119302299 gene encoding trans-acting T-cell-specific transcription factor GATA-3-like — protein sequence MATAEEGEGGEPPGLGRGRCPRFRRSEATRGMAGGGGVGGKEDGGTEPLLLSVLALPATALPAVVSRLEAAVPRKARSYLPRNVPSAWWSLRIPFIQPLPPAGDPANEEEGRRFPRTQRVQVAPSLDPGTADKPPKRLKRCLHCKAVETPQRRSGPMGRGTLCNACGVWYSKNGTLPEHRPVASPIVDSPLESPIWEPEVPGAIYLVRKSATERMPPRTEAAPAPRPGTSCLHCGSSDPPLWIEGSMGRREVCTACGMRYKKGRLLPECRPAECSVTDSQQESPVINSPPESPIWEPEAPPSVHLPRKPSKKKKRRRSRSEAPSAPWPANKGKRCQHCGSSETPQWREGPKGRATLCNACGVRYRQGRLLPEYRPVASPTFVPTKHANTHRKVLQLHRTRQSNDEHPSPLPADSVTNLPPIRNELPTTSTAGLASEDPTDAPGYTDNPINVPSSLDSLLLDGPSAPLIVESEDFAIS from the exons ATGGCGACGGCGGAGGAAGGCGAGGGAGGAGAG CCACCAGGATTAGGGAGGGGGAGGTGTCCAAGATTCCGGCGATCTGAGGCGACCCGCGGCATGGCCGGAGGCGGCGGCGTTGGGGGGAAGGAGGATGGCGGCACGGAGCCCCTACTCCTGTCCGTCCTCGCTCTCCCCGCAACGGCGCTCCCCGCCGTCGTCTCCCGCCTGGAGGCCGCCGTCCCGCGGAAGGCGCGCAGCTACCTCCCCCGCAACGTCCCGTCGGCCTGGTGGTCACTCAGGATCCCCTTCATCCAGCCGCTGCCGCCGGCTGGGGACCCGGCAAACGAAGAGGAGGGGAGAAGGTTCCCCCGCACCCAGCGCGTGCAGGTGGCTCCGTCTCTCGATCCAGGCACGGCCGATAAGCCGCCCAAGAGATTGAAGAGGTGCCTGCACTGCAAGGCGGTGGAGACGCCGCAGCGGAGGTCAGGGCCGATGGGGCGGGGTACCCTCTGCAACGCCTGCGGAGTCTGGTACAGTAAGAACGGGACACTGCCGGAGCACCGTCCGGTGGCAAGCCCAATCGTCGATTCGCCGCTGGAGAGCCCGATCTGGGAGCCCGAGGTGCCTGGGGCCATCTACCTGGTCAGAAAGTCGGCCACGGAGAGGATGCCTCCCAGGACAGAAGCTGCGCCAGCGCCACGGCCGGGGACGAGCTGCTTGCACTGCGGGTCCTCGGATCCACCTTTGTGGATAGAAGGATCGATGGGGCGGAGGGAGGTCTGCACCGCCTGCGGCATGCGGTACAAGAAGGGGAGGTTGCTGCCGGAGTGCCGTCCAGCAGAGTGCTCAGTGACGGATTCCCAGCAGGAGAGCCCAGTCATCAACTCCCCGCCAGAGAGTCCCATCTGGGAGCCTGAGGCGCCTCCGTCCGTGCACCTGCCAAGAAAgccttcaaagaagaagaagaggaggcggtCTAGAAGCGAAGCCCcttcggcgccatggccggcgaatAAGGGGAAGAGGTGCCAGCACTGTGGGTCGTCAGAGACGCCACAGTGGAGGGAGGGGCCAAAGGGGCGAGCCACGCTGTGCAACGCGTGCGGCGTGCGGTACAGGCAGGGAAGGCTACTGCCGGAGTACCGGCCCGTGGCGAGCCCTACATTTGTGCCAACAAAGCATGCCAATACCCACCGCAAGGTGCTCCAGTTGCATCGAACCAGGCAAAGCAACGACGAGCATCCATCACCGTTGCCTGCCGACAGCGTCACCAACCTGCCCCCAATCCGCAACGAGCTCCCGACCACCAGCACGGCAGGTCTCGCCAGTGAGGACCCGACCGATGCACCGGGCTACACCGACAACCCAATCAATGTGCCGAGCTCACTGGACTCGCTGCTGCTCGACGGGCCGTCGGCGCCGCTCATCGTAGAGAGTGAAGATTTTGCGATTAGCTAG